In Halanaerobium praevalens DSM 2228, the DNA window TTAGTATATTCTTGACCAATCAAAGCAGTTTTATTAGGATCTAATTTAGTATTAACTTTTAAATTTCTAGCTTTTTTTGCCTGGTAAATAACTTTTTGGGCTGTCAGTACTTTTTGGGCAGCTGTGATTTGAGTTTTAAAAGCTGGATTTTCAGTCTTAGAGCTGCTAAAAAAGATAATAATTAAAGCAAAAATTGCTAGTAGAGCTGAAATAATAATTATTTTAATATTAATTTTGGCTTTAACCCAGTTTGTAAACATTAAATTAAGCTCCTTTAGCTAAATAAAAGCATTAATAATCTTAAAAAGATTGAAAGAAAAATTAAAGCAGAAAGAGTAGCTGTAATTCCTTGTCTTAACATATCATTTGCAATTAGTCCTGGAATAATATAACCAATTACTCTTAAATCTTGTTCGATTGGAAAAAAATTTATAAAAATTGAACGGTAAAACCAGCCAATTAAATAACCGAGAATAACACAGGCTGTAAAACGGCGGCGACTATACATTATAATATAATTAGCTAAAAACTTCACAATCAAAAAAGTTAAAACTGCCGTAATAATAGTGGCTAAAATCCGGGAGGGTTCCTGCCAGAAAAAAGCCAAATAACCAGGTACAATAATTCCTCCTGTATAAAATCCTGTTAGTTCTGTAAAAATAAAACTTAAAAGAATCCCAATTCCAACTGATTCAATTAACATTTAATTCAACTCCAAATTTTTCAAAATAAGCTGCGATTATTTCTCCATCTCCATGAATATTACCACAAGCAAAAATTATCAAATTTCTTTTTGGTTCTAAATTATTAAAAAAATTACTTAACTTTTTAAATTTATTTAAATCAAAAAAGAATAAATTTAATTTTGAAATATTTTGTTTAGAATTTAAGTTCTTTTTTAATAATCTTTGTTGTCTAAATTTTAAGGCACCACTTAATAAAAATCCATCAAACCTATTTTTAAAGCTGAGAAAATTAATAAATTCTTTTAATCTAAATGCTCGATCACTGCGGTGGTTAATCAAAGCATAAAGAGCTGGTTTTTCAACTGGAAATTGCTCTAATTTTTTAGTTATTTTCTGCCAAATTATTTCGGTTGAATCACGATCATTAGCAGCAAAAGCATTAATGAAAATAATATTTCTACCCTTATTTTGATAAAGATAAGTTTTTAAGCTACCGGGATCAGCAGTAACTGAGTACATACCTGCTAAAGCTGTTTTTTTATTTATCTTAAAAGAAGAGGCTACTTTTAAAGCACAGGCAATATTTTCTTTAAAAACAGTTTTTTTAAAGGGCTTCAGTTCTGCCTGACTAATCTTAATATCAGAAATTGTGC includes these proteins:
- the pgsC gene encoding poly-gamma-glutamate biosynthesis protein PgsC, whose product is MLIESVGIGILLSFIFTELTGFYTGGIIVPGYLAFFWQEPSRILATIITAVLTFLIVKFLANYIIMYSRRRFTACVILGYLIGWFYRSIFINFFPIEQDLRVIGYIIPGLIANDMLRQGITATLSALIFLSIFLRLLMLLFS
- the pgsB gene encoding poly-gamma-glutamate synthase PgsB; protein product: MQVITLITIILIITGIWEKKNHKKNLNKIPKIVHVNGIRGKSSTTRLTAAALRADGLQVLAKTTGTAAKIIYPDGSEKDLLRHGPPSISEQKRIVQLAVKEKVDVLVIECMAISPEIQWSSEHLFLKADYTIITNIRNDHLDKMGSNLKEIAQTICLSLPQSAHVISAEKNLESLIKKEAKKRNNLYSTISDIKISQAELKPFKKTVFKENIACALKVASSFKINKKTALAGMYSVTADPGSLKTYLYQNKGRNIIFINAFAANDRDSTEIIWQKITKKLEQFPVEKPALYALINHRSDRAFRLKEFINFLSFKNRFDGFLLSGALKFRQQRLLKKNLNSKQNISKLNLFFFDLNKFKKLSNFFNNLEPKRNLIIFACGNIHGDGEIIAAYFEKFGVELNVN